In Streptomyces canus, one DNA window encodes the following:
- a CDS encoding ATP-binding cassette domain-containing protein has protein sequence MTDVIVAEDLRKRYGDKAALDGLDLRVAPGSVHGVLGPNGAGKTTLVRVLSTLLRPDEGRAEVAGHDVEREAYDVRLRIGLLGQHAALDEELGGRQNLEMFGRLHHLGARHARVRADELLERFGLADTGRKPVRAYSGGMRRRLDLAASLIRNPEVLFLDEPTTGLDPRGRAEVWAAVRSLVGGGTTVLLTTQYLEEADQLADRISLVDRGRVVADGTADELKARTGGDRIDVVLRDGGQLGAAVALLPLDASGVSVDPDRRLLSAPVTDRMAALSGVVRALEAAGVEAEDVVLRRPTLDEVFLHLTGDGHRVKEAV, from the coding sequence ATGACCGACGTGATCGTCGCGGAAGACCTGCGGAAGCGGTACGGAGACAAGGCCGCCCTGGACGGGCTCGACCTGAGGGTCGCGCCCGGCAGCGTCCATGGTGTGCTCGGCCCCAACGGCGCGGGAAAGACCACCCTGGTCCGCGTCCTGTCCACCCTGTTGCGACCGGACGAGGGCCGCGCCGAGGTGGCGGGCCACGACGTGGAGCGCGAGGCCTATGACGTACGGCTGCGTATCGGCCTGCTCGGCCAGCACGCGGCCCTCGACGAGGAGCTCGGCGGCCGCCAGAACCTGGAGATGTTCGGCCGCCTCCACCACCTGGGCGCCCGCCACGCGCGCGTGCGCGCCGACGAACTCCTGGAGCGCTTCGGCCTGGCCGACACCGGCCGCAAACCGGTCCGCGCCTACAGCGGCGGCATGCGGCGCCGCCTCGACCTGGCCGCTTCCCTCATCCGTAACCCGGAGGTGCTGTTCCTGGACGAACCCACAACCGGCCTCGACCCCCGCGGCCGCGCCGAAGTCTGGGCCGCGGTCCGCTCCCTGGTCGGCGGCGGTACGACGGTCCTGCTGACCACGCAGTACCTGGAGGAGGCCGACCAGCTCGCCGACCGCATCTCCCTCGTCGACCGGGGCCGGGTCGTCGCCGACGGCACGGCGGACGAGCTGAAGGCCCGAACCGGCGGTGACCGCATCGACGTGGTCCTGCGGGACGGGGGCCAACTGGGCGCGGCCGTCGCCCTGTTGCCTCTCGACGCGTCCGGGGTCTCGGTCGACCCCGACCGCCGGCTGCTCAGTGCCCCGGTCACCGACCGGATGGCGGCGCTCTCCGGTGTCGTACGGGCTCTGGAGGCGGCCGGAGTCGAGGCGGAGGACGTGGTCCTGCGCCGGCCCACGCTGGACGAGGTGTTCCTGCACCTCACCGGTGACGGCCATCGAGTGAAGGAGGCCGTGTGA
- a CDS encoding PadR family transcriptional regulator: MSAIRLLVLGAVRQHGRAHGYQVRNDLEYWGAHEWSNAKPGSIYHALKQMAKQGLLIEHETAPSTAGGPPRTEYEITEAGTEECFRLVREALTSYDQKMDVKSAAIGFIVELPRAEAVALLKERIRGIEAWRSSVTEHYVPEEGPEQLGHIGEIMNLWIHTADAEAEWTQGLIARIEGGAYTFAGEGEPFVGVLAEGEENPYATGERHPGDAG, from the coding sequence ATGTCAGCGATCCGTCTTCTCGTGCTCGGCGCGGTGCGCCAGCACGGGCGGGCCCACGGCTATCAGGTGCGCAACGACCTGGAGTACTGGGGCGCGCACGAGTGGTCCAACGCCAAGCCCGGTTCGATCTACCACGCCCTGAAGCAGATGGCCAAGCAAGGGCTGCTGATCGAGCACGAGACGGCGCCGTCCACCGCGGGCGGCCCGCCGCGCACGGAGTACGAGATCACCGAGGCCGGCACCGAGGAGTGCTTCCGGCTGGTGCGCGAGGCGCTGACCTCGTACGACCAGAAGATGGACGTCAAGTCGGCGGCGATCGGCTTCATCGTCGAACTGCCGCGCGCCGAGGCCGTGGCGCTGCTGAAGGAGCGGATCCGCGGGATCGAGGCGTGGCGTTCCTCCGTCACCGAGCACTACGTGCCCGAGGAGGGCCCGGAACAGCTCGGCCACATCGGCGAGATCATGAACCTCTGGATCCATACGGCCGACGCCGAGGCCGAGTGGACCCAGGGGCTCATCGCCCGTATCGAGGGCGGGGCGTACACCTTCGCGGGAGAGGGAGAGCCGTTCGTCGGCGTCCTCGCCGAGGGCGAGGAGAACCCGTACGCGACGGGGGAGCGGCACCCTGGGGACGCTGGCTAA
- a CDS encoding DinB family protein, which yields MVTHVPAEEYGDERGALLSFLEEQRGGIRRAVLGLTDEQAMSRPSASELSLAGLVKHVAETEQGWIARAKGEEPAVHRDPSNWHECFALVDDETVASQLAYWEKVAAETEAFARSAPSLDDTFPLPDQPWFPPEGRVSVRWVLLHLIRETSRHAGHADIIRESLDGKTAFELVALAGK from the coding sequence ATGGTCACTCACGTTCCGGCGGAGGAGTACGGCGACGAGCGCGGAGCGCTCCTGTCCTTCCTGGAGGAGCAGCGCGGCGGCATCCGGCGGGCCGTACTCGGGCTGACGGACGAGCAGGCCATGAGCCGGCCCAGCGCCAGCGAGCTCTCCCTGGCCGGGCTGGTCAAGCACGTCGCCGAGACCGAGCAGGGCTGGATCGCCCGCGCCAAGGGTGAGGAGCCGGCCGTACACCGGGACCCGTCGAACTGGCACGAGTGTTTCGCCCTGGTCGACGACGAGACCGTCGCGTCGCAGCTGGCGTACTGGGAGAAGGTCGCCGCCGAGACGGAGGCGTTCGCCCGCTCGGCGCCGAGCCTCGACGACACCTTCCCGCTCCCGGACCAGCCCTGGTTCCCGCCGGAGGGCCGGGTCTCCGTGCGCTGGGTGCTTCTGCACCTGATCCGGGAGACGTCCCGCCATGCCGGGCACGCCGACATCATCCGCGAGTCCCTCGACGGCAAGACGGCGTTCGAGCTGGTTGCGCTCGCCGGAAAGTGA
- a CDS encoding aldehyde dehydrogenase family protein, whose product MSSYFTDLAQQYIDGEWRPGTGSWDIIDFNPYDDEKLASITIATVDEVDEAYQAAARAQKKWAETNPYARRAVFEKALRLIEEREGEIAEAIIAELGGTRLKAGFELHLAKEFLREAIHLSLRPEGRIIPSPVDGKENRVYRVPVGVVGVVSPFNFPFLLSIKSVAPALALGNAVVLKPHQNTPVVGGSLVAKIFEDAGLPAGLLNVVITDIAEIGDAFLEHPIPKVISFTGSDTVGRHVATVCASHFKRSVLELGGNSALVVLDDADLDYAVDAAVFSRYVHQGQVCMAANRVLVDRSVAEEFTEKFVAKVRTLKAGDPRDPETVIGPVINSSQADAISGAIEQALADGATALVRGTRTDNLVEPSVLTDLPANSPLLKQELFGPVALLVTFDGEEEAVRLVNDTPYGLSGAVHTADVERGVAFAKRIDTGMFHVNDGTVHDEPIVPFGGEKQSGIGRLNGDTMLDSFTTTKWISVQHGRSGFPF is encoded by the coding sequence ATGTCGTCGTACTTCACCGACCTGGCCCAGCAGTACATCGACGGTGAGTGGCGCCCGGGCACGGGTTCCTGGGACATCATCGACTTCAACCCGTACGACGACGAGAAGCTGGCGTCGATCACGATAGCCACGGTCGACGAGGTCGACGAGGCGTACCAGGCCGCCGCCCGCGCGCAGAAGAAGTGGGCCGAGACCAACCCCTACGCCCGCCGCGCGGTGTTCGAGAAGGCGCTCCGGCTGATCGAGGAGCGCGAGGGGGAGATCGCCGAGGCGATCATCGCGGAGCTCGGCGGCACCCGCCTGAAGGCCGGCTTCGAACTCCACCTCGCCAAGGAGTTCCTGCGCGAGGCGATCCACCTCTCGCTGCGCCCCGAAGGCCGGATCATCCCCTCGCCGGTGGACGGCAAAGAGAACCGCGTCTACCGCGTCCCGGTCGGCGTCGTGGGCGTGGTCAGCCCCTTCAACTTCCCCTTCCTGCTGTCGATCAAGTCGGTCGCCCCCGCGCTCGCGCTCGGCAACGCCGTCGTCCTCAAGCCGCACCAGAACACCCCGGTCGTCGGCGGCTCCCTGGTCGCGAAGATCTTCGAGGACGCGGGGCTGCCCGCCGGTCTGCTCAACGTCGTCATCACCGACATCGCCGAGATCGGCGACGCCTTCCTCGAGCACCCGATCCCGAAGGTCATCTCCTTCACCGGCTCCGACACGGTCGGCCGTCACGTGGCCACCGTCTGCGCCTCGCACTTCAAGCGCTCGGTCCTCGAACTGGGCGGCAACAGCGCGCTGGTGGTCCTCGATGACGCCGACCTCGACTACGCCGTCGACGCCGCCGTCTTCAGCCGCTACGTCCACCAGGGCCAGGTCTGCATGGCCGCCAACCGCGTCCTGGTGGACCGGTCGGTCGCCGAGGAGTTCACCGAGAAGTTCGTCGCCAAGGTGCGGACGCTGAAGGCCGGCGACCCGCGCGACCCCGAGACGGTCATCGGTCCGGTCATCAACTCCTCGCAGGCGGACGCCATTTCGGGTGCCATCGAGCAGGCGCTCGCCGACGGCGCGACGGCCCTGGTGCGCGGCACCCGCACGGACAACCTGGTCGAGCCCTCCGTCCTGACGGACCTGCCCGCGAACTCGCCCCTCCTCAAGCAGGAGCTCTTCGGCCCGGTCGCGCTCCTCGTCACCTTCGACGGCGAGGAGGAGGCCGTCCGTCTGGTCAACGACACCCCCTACGGCCTCAGCGGCGCCGTCCACACCGCGGACGTCGAGCGCGGTGTCGCCTTCGCCAAGCGGATCGACACCGGCATGTTCCACGTCAACGACGGCACCGTCCACGACGAGCCGATCGTCCCCTTCGGTGGTGAGAAGCAGTCCGGCATCGGCCGCCTGAACGGCGACACCATGCTGGATTCCTTCACCACCACCAAGTGGATCTCGGTCCAGCACGGCCGGAGCGGCTTCCCGTTCTGA
- a CDS encoding helix-turn-helix domain-containing protein, with product MLLGSQLRRLREARGITREAAGYSIRASESKISRMELGRVSFKTRDVEDLLTLYGITDEQERNSLLSLAREANVAGWWHSYSDVLPSWFPTYVGLEGAASLIRAYEVQFIHGLLQTEAYARAVVRRGMKGASEADVEKRVALRLERQKYLADDGGPEFHVVLDEASLRRPYGDRQVMRGQLQHLIEISERPNIRLQIMPFGFGGHSGESGAFTILSFTESDLTDVVYLEQLTSALYLDKREDVTQYEKALKELQQDSPGPDESRDLLRGLLQLS from the coding sequence ATGCTGCTCGGCTCGCAACTCAGGCGACTGCGGGAAGCGCGGGGCATCACGCGCGAGGCGGCGGGCTACTCGATCCGCGCATCCGAGTCGAAGATCAGCCGGATGGAGTTGGGCCGGGTGAGCTTCAAGACGCGTGACGTGGAGGACCTGCTGACGCTCTACGGCATCACGGACGAGCAGGAGCGGAACTCGCTTCTCTCCCTCGCCCGCGAGGCCAACGTCGCGGGCTGGTGGCACAGTTACTCCGACGTGCTGCCGAGCTGGTTCCCCACCTATGTGGGCCTGGAGGGCGCCGCCTCCCTCATCCGCGCCTACGAAGTCCAGTTCATCCACGGCCTGTTGCAGACCGAGGCGTATGCACGTGCAGTGGTGCGGCGCGGTATGAAGGGCGCGAGCGAGGCGGACGTCGAGAAGCGCGTGGCGCTGCGCCTGGAGCGGCAGAAGTACCTCGCCGACGACGGCGGTCCCGAGTTCCATGTGGTGCTCGACGAGGCCTCCCTGCGCCGGCCGTACGGCGACCGCCAGGTGATGCGCGGACAGCTCCAGCACCTCATCGAGATCTCCGAACGCCCCAACATACGGTTGCAGATCATGCCGTTCGGCTTCGGCGGCCACTCCGGTGAGAGCGGTGCCTTCACGATCCTCAGCTTCACGGAGTCCGATCTGACGGACGTCGTCTACCTGGAGCAGCTCACCAGCGCGCTCTACCTGGACAAGCGCGAGGACGTCACGCAGTACGAGAAGGCGCTGAAGGAACTCCAGCAGGACAGCCCGGGCCCGGACGAGAGCCGGGACCTGCTGCGCGGCCTCCTCCAACTCTCCTGA
- a CDS encoding ATP-binding protein: protein MLEPLRQGLPPLDPAAVSDAASCSLPARYEAVGDARRFTRRTLDQWELGDHFDDICLVVSELVTNALRHAVPVTGVHTGEHKPPVRLHLMRWTGRLVCAVRDPSQDSPVARDSDDFSAESGRGLFLVDSFSDSWGWHPMNGTLGGKLVWALFRLQPHAGPAAASSE, encoded by the coding sequence ATGCTCGAGCCGTTACGGCAGGGCCTTCCGCCGCTGGATCCCGCGGCCGTGTCCGACGCCGCCTCCTGTTCGCTGCCCGCCCGCTACGAAGCGGTGGGCGACGCACGGAGGTTCACCCGCAGAACGCTCGACCAGTGGGAGCTGGGCGACCACTTCGACGACATCTGTCTCGTGGTCTCCGAGCTGGTCACCAACGCGCTGCGACACGCGGTGCCGGTGACCGGCGTGCACACGGGGGAGCACAAGCCGCCCGTACGGCTGCACTTGATGCGATGGACCGGGCGACTGGTGTGCGCGGTGCGCGATCCCAGCCAGGACAGCCCGGTCGCGCGTGATTCCGACGACTTCTCGGCGGAGTCCGGGCGCGGGCTGTTCCTCGTCGACTCCTTCAGCGACAGCTGGGGCTGGCATCCGATGAACGGGACGCTGGGCGGCAAGCTGGTCTGGGCACTGTTCCGGCTCCAGCCGCACGCCGGTCCGGCCGCGGCTTCCTCCGAGTGA
- a CDS encoding DUF397 domain-containing protein, whose amino-acid sequence MDLDVYNGMTATALRGVAWQKSRHSNSQGSCVEFARLPDGGVAVRNSRFPDGPALVYTRAEIEAMLLGIKDGEFDHLIAG is encoded by the coding sequence GTGGACCTCGACGTGTACAACGGCATGACGGCCACGGCTCTGCGTGGGGTGGCCTGGCAGAAGAGTCGGCACAGCAACTCGCAGGGTTCCTGCGTGGAGTTCGCGCGCCTGCCCGACGGGGGAGTCGCGGTGCGCAACTCCCGTTTCCCGGACGGTCCCGCGCTCGTCTACACGCGCGCCGAGATCGAGGCGATGCTCCTCGGTATCAAGGACGGCGAGTTCGACCACCTGATAGCGGGTTGA
- a CDS encoding SRPBCC family protein — MSNAPGEDLTVIRVDQYFPHPPAKVWRALTEPELLVQWQMQGAEAFRLEVGHRYTMTSVPRPQSNFSGTVDVEVLAFEPQRMLSLRWTDADPANSADWTVTWKVEQEGRGTRLFLVHEGFDPDDPAQLMARTIMDGGWRTHVMRALGHTMERI; from the coding sequence ATGAGCAACGCACCCGGCGAGGACCTCACGGTCATCCGCGTCGACCAGTACTTCCCGCACCCGCCCGCCAAGGTCTGGCGCGCCCTCACCGAGCCCGAACTGCTCGTGCAGTGGCAGATGCAGGGGGCGGAGGCGTTCCGGCTCGAGGTCGGACACCGGTACACCATGACCTCCGTCCCGCGGCCCCAGTCGAACTTCTCCGGCACCGTCGACGTGGAGGTTCTCGCGTTCGAGCCGCAGCGGATGCTGAGCCTCCGGTGGACCGACGCCGATCCGGCCAACTCCGCGGACTGGACCGTCACGTGGAAGGTGGAACAGGAAGGGCGCGGTACGCGTCTCTTTCTAGTGCACGAGGGTTTCGATCCCGACGATCCCGCTCAGCTGATGGCCCGGACGATCATGGACGGGGGCTGGCGGACGCATGTGATGCGAGCTCTGGGGCACACGATGGAACGTATCTAG
- a CDS encoding ArsR/SmtB family transcription factor: MTASGAVEAGTTEADADRVFAALASAVRREVLRLLRDGGPQPVQALADHFDMRRPSLSEHLRVLREAGLVSEQRSGRQRIYRLEATPLAEVQDWLHPYERFWRGRLKDLGALLDRMPDDDVT, encoded by the coding sequence ATGACCGCATCCGGGGCCGTCGAGGCCGGGACCACCGAGGCCGACGCCGACCGCGTCTTCGCCGCGCTCGCGAGCGCCGTGCGCCGCGAGGTGCTGCGGCTGCTGCGTGACGGGGGGCCGCAGCCCGTCCAGGCCCTGGCCGACCACTTCGACATGCGGCGCCCGAGCCTGTCCGAGCATCTGAGGGTGCTGCGGGAGGCGGGCCTCGTCTCCGAGCAGCGCTCCGGCCGGCAGCGCATCTACCGGCTGGAGGCGACCCCGCTCGCCGAGGTGCAGGACTGGCTCCATCCGTACGAGCGGTTCTGGCGCGGCCGGCTGAAGGACCTGGGCGCGCTGCTGGACCGTATGCCCGACGATGACGTGACATGA
- a CDS encoding VOC family protein, whose translation MTITHASFVTLPVADQDRALRFYTDVLGLTVTADRDLPQGRWLQVAPEGAQTVFTLSGPGMGGFEPGSARGIMLVTTDVDADCARLTEAGTPVQGPDELPWGRMASFTDPDGNGLMLLTEAHQ comes from the coding sequence ATGACCATCACCCACGCCTCTTTCGTGACCCTCCCTGTCGCCGACCAGGACCGCGCGCTGCGCTTCTACACCGACGTCCTCGGTCTGACCGTCACCGCCGACCGGGATCTGCCCCAGGGGCGCTGGCTCCAGGTCGCCCCCGAGGGCGCGCAGACCGTCTTCACGCTCTCCGGTCCGGGCATGGGCGGCTTCGAGCCCGGCTCGGCCCGGGGGATCATGTTGGTCACGACCGACGTCGACGCGGACTGTGCGCGGCTCACGGAGGCCGGGACCCCCGTACAGGGACCCGACGAACTCCCGTGGGGCCGCATGGCCTCCTTCACGGACCCCGACGGCAACGGTCTGATGCTGCTGACGGAGGCACACCAGTAG
- the rpsR gene encoding 30S ribosomal protein S18, which yields MPRKPERKPVKNRPNPLDAAKITYIDYKDTDLLRKFVSDRGKIRSRRVTRVSAQQQRLLARAIKNAREMALLPYSSR from the coding sequence ATGCCTCGCAAGCCCGAGCGCAAGCCCGTCAAGAACCGGCCCAACCCGCTGGACGCGGCCAAGATCACCTACATCGACTACAAGGACACCGACCTGCTGCGGAAGTTCGTCTCCGACCGGGGCAAGATCCGCAGCCGCCGCGTCACCCGCGTGTCGGCCCAGCAGCAGCGACTGCTCGCCCGTGCGATCAAGAACGCCCGTGAGATGGCACTGCTGCCCTACTCCAGCAGGTGA
- a CDS encoding CobW family GTP-binding protein, giving the protein MLSVVIVGGLHADARKAAVEQLLADVPGSVVLHHDLATAAAGTVVRTIRDASGILSAGETPLVNDCACCALREDLVPKLRRLDAAGTLRLAVVELWDSVEPKAMAEVVAADGLTVTGVITAVDPALVLPFLGNGDDLAERGLAAAATDRRTVADTFARQLEYAPVLAVLDSPEADEEDRELLAQLHPTARQVPIGSGRRTDPAGTRYPVRHSAHAPLARAALAGFDVEAAAAAQHPACALLPAEADAHGVATLVWHRRRPFHPERLYEALEDIACAAARSRGRFWLADKPDVLLHWDAAGGALCVESAGPWLASLPDAAWDMVPPVRRAAAAMDWHPEHGDCCQHLVFTSPGLDRDGLERLLESCLLTDAEYAAGRDAWKRLPPAFDTLLEV; this is encoded by the coding sequence ATGCTCTCCGTCGTGATCGTCGGCGGGCTGCACGCCGACGCCCGCAAGGCGGCCGTCGAGCAGCTGCTCGCCGACGTGCCGGGCAGCGTCGTCCTCCACCACGACCTGGCGACGGCCGCGGCCGGCACCGTCGTACGGACGATCCGCGACGCCTCCGGCATCCTGTCCGCGGGTGAGACACCCCTGGTCAACGACTGTGCGTGCTGCGCGCTCCGGGAGGACCTGGTCCCGAAGCTGCGCCGCCTGGACGCGGCCGGAACGCTGCGCCTCGCGGTCGTCGAGCTGTGGGACTCCGTCGAGCCCAAGGCGATGGCCGAGGTGGTCGCGGCAGACGGTCTCACGGTCACCGGCGTGATCACCGCGGTCGACCCGGCACTCGTCCTGCCCTTCCTCGGCAACGGCGACGACCTTGCCGAGCGCGGCCTCGCCGCCGCGGCCACCGACCGGCGCACGGTCGCCGACACCTTCGCCCGCCAGCTGGAGTACGCCCCCGTCCTCGCCGTCCTCGACTCCCCGGAGGCCGACGAGGAGGACCGTGAGCTGCTCGCCCAGCTCCATCCGACGGCCCGCCAGGTCCCGATCGGCAGCGGCCGGCGGACGGACCCGGCGGGCACCCGCTATCCGGTACGGCACTCCGCGCACGCTCCGCTGGCCCGGGCCGCCCTCGCCGGATTCGACGTGGAGGCCGCCGCGGCGGCCCAGCACCCCGCCTGTGCCCTGCTGCCCGCCGAGGCCGACGCGCACGGTGTGGCCACCCTCGTCTGGCACCGTCGCCGGCCCTTCCACCCGGAGCGGCTGTACGAGGCCCTGGAGGACATCGCCTGCGCGGCGGCCCGCAGCCGGGGCCGGTTCTGGCTCGCCGACAAGCCGGACGTGCTGCTGCACTGGGACGCCGCCGGCGGTGCCCTGTGCGTGGAGAGCGCCGGTCCGTGGCTGGCCTCGCTCCCGGACGCGGCGTGGGACATGGTCCCGCCGGTGCGCCGGGCGGCAGCGGCGATGGACTGGCACCCCGAGCACGGCGACTGCTGCCAGCACCTCGTCTTCACCTCGCCCGGTCTCGACCGCGACGGACTCGAACGGCTCCTGGAGTCCTGTCTGCTGACCGATGCCGAGTACGCCGCGGGGCGCGACGCCTGGAAACGACTCCCGCCCGCCTTCGACACCCTCCTGGAGGTCTGA
- a CDS encoding type B 50S ribosomal protein L31 yields the protein MRQGIHPAYGPVVFRDRAANYAFLTRSTMTSEKTVEWEDGTTYPVVDIEISNVSHPFYTGTARVLDTAGRVERFERRFGKRG from the coding sequence ATGCGCCAGGGAATCCACCCCGCCTACGGCCCCGTCGTCTTCCGCGACCGTGCCGCGAACTACGCCTTCCTGACCCGCTCGACGATGACGAGCGAGAAGACGGTCGAGTGGGAGGACGGCACCACCTACCCGGTCGTCGACATCGAGATCTCGAACGTCAGCCACCCCTTCTACACCGGCACGGCCCGCGTCCTGGACACCGCCGGCCGCGTGGAGCGCTTCGAGCGCCGGTTCGGAAAGAGGGGCTGA
- the rpmG gene encoding 50S ribosomal protein L33: MARTELRPVIRLRSTAGTGFTYVTRKNRRSDPDRMSLRKYDPVVGRHVDFREER, from the coding sequence ATGGCACGCACCGAACTCCGCCCGGTCATCAGGCTCCGGTCCACCGCCGGGACCGGCTTCACCTATGTGACCCGCAAGAACCGCCGCAGCGACCCGGACCGTATGAGCCTGCGGAAGTACGACCCCGTCGTCGGCCGTCACGTCGACTTCCGAGAGGAGCGCTGA
- the rpmB gene encoding 50S ribosomal protein L28, protein MSAHCMLTGAQPGFGNRISHSHRRTSRRFDPNIQSKRYWLPIEGRHVRLRLSTKGIRTVDSIGVEAAVARIRARGVRI, encoded by the coding sequence GTGTCCGCCCACTGCATGCTGACCGGGGCCCAGCCGGGCTTCGGCAACCGCATCTCCCACTCCCACCGGCGCACTTCGCGCCGCTTCGACCCCAACATCCAGTCCAAGCGCTACTGGCTGCCCATCGAGGGGCGGCATGTGCGGCTGCGGCTGAGCACGAAGGGCATCAGGACCGTCGACTCGATCGGCGTCGAGGCGGCCGTGGCGCGGATCCGCGCGCGCGGTGTGCGGATCTGA
- the rpsN gene encoding 30S ribosomal protein S14 produces the protein MAKKSKIAKNEKRQEIVARYAERRAELTEIIRRPSATDAERLAAQEELRRQPRDASATRVRNRDQVDGRPRGYFRAFGLSRVGLREQAHAGHLPGVRKSSW, from the coding sequence ATGGCGAAGAAGAGCAAGATCGCGAAGAACGAGAAGCGCCAGGAGATCGTCGCGCGGTACGCCGAGCGGCGGGCCGAGCTGACGGAGATCATCCGCCGGCCCTCCGCCACGGACGCCGAACGGCTGGCCGCGCAGGAGGAGTTGCGACGGCAGCCGCGGGACGCGAGCGCCACGCGCGTGCGCAACCGCGACCAGGTCGACGGGCGGCCGCGCGGCTACTTCCGGGCCTTCGGGCTGTCCCGGGTGGGGCTGCGGGAGCAGGCGCACGCGGGACATCTGCCAGGTGTTCGCAAATCCTCCTGGTAG
- a CDS encoding DUF4232 domain-containing protein has translation MRAAPLAVTALAAALLLTGCSSDSSGSGGDDSAAASPSNGTTCRIGAMDVEVGPANVAPAAGDTGNIPVTLTNQSAECTLDGFPGIDLNATDSSASVSPGEGTKSTKLTLAKGTAATFTLTYTRGEAGAKASLDVKTLNIALPGSGTAKSYKWSYGPVQGQSDNAGDPNASVSAFSPVGD, from the coding sequence ATGCGCGCCGCCCCCCTCGCCGTCACCGCCCTCGCCGCGGCCCTGCTCCTGACCGGCTGCTCCAGTGACAGCTCCGGCTCCGGTGGTGACGACAGCGCCGCCGCGAGCCCGAGCAACGGCACCACGTGCCGGATCGGTGCCATGGACGTGGAGGTCGGACCCGCCAACGTGGCCCCCGCCGCCGGTGACACCGGCAACATCCCCGTCACGCTCACCAACCAGAGCGCCGAGTGCACGCTGGACGGCTTTCCGGGCATCGACCTGAACGCCACGGACTCGTCGGCGAGCGTGTCGCCCGGCGAAGGCACCAAGTCCACGAAGCTCACCCTTGCCAAGGGCACGGCCGCCACCTTCACCCTCACGTACACGCGCGGCGAGGCCGGCGCCAAGGCGAGCCTCGACGTCAAGACGCTGAACATCGCCCTGCCGGGATCCGGGACCGCGAAGAGCTACAAGTGGTCGTACGGCCCGGTCCAGGGCCAGAGCGACAACGCCGGTGACCCGAACGCCTCGGTCAGCGCCTTCTCCCCGGTCGGGGACTGA